Genomic window (Pleurodeles waltl isolate 20211129_DDA chromosome 2_2, aPleWal1.hap1.20221129, whole genome shotgun sequence):
accctttgctctacaatatgcctgcgccaggcataatgtatgcaaagggggcgtacccccattaggggagccaaataaatggcataaggaaatttatgagatttccttgtgcctttttttacagcactttcaacgcctgctcaagagcaggcgttaaaaggggtcttccattctttataatattttggcactactcctgcagagtacatcagtagcgtcatgaaagatgacgctattgccccctaccctgcgtcatggtgtgccgtattttaaatacgacgcacacatgatggcagtacgggggtgctaaggggcgcagggaaagtggcgctgaactcgctgcagcccaacttccataaatctgccccttagattgTTGTACCTGGAATGATTTTCCATTCTCTTTAAATCACGTCTGTACCCTGGCTCTTCATCTGACTTGTGTCCCTAATATTCTTTTCAATCTCCTAATTAGGCCTCATTATTGAGTCTTCTAATATTTCAGTCCTTTCCGTCACTTTGCCTAGTTTTTTTCCTAGGGCTTGGCGTGTGTCCTGAATCCCTCTATGATTAGCCTCAggtgtttaatttttaaaaatttaggatttgagGTCCAGTTGTATGGATTCAAGCAGTGTTCCCCTCAGACTTGTTGTGATCTGTTCCAAATTAAGTATGCCTGTCCTTGCCTCATGGATCTGAGAAGACTTGTTTATATTTGTGTGTTGCAGTGTAACTAAATTGTTTAAGTGCACCTCATCTGTTAAGCTGTTCAGGACCTCTAACATACTTATTGTAACCATCTAGACATTGATTAGGTAGGTGGGTCCATTTTCTCTCAACTCCCTTGCAATCAATTGAAGGCTTTTAATTTGCTCTTCATGTAGGAGGGGGGATTTATCTTGCATATCCACTGTAGGTGTTGGAGTCTCTGATATTTGATTACTAAAAGGCTTTTTCGGACCACAAGCTGCCATGATGGGTCAGAATTCTTATgggcaatgattttgcagagagagtTGAGTGTGGGGTAACTTTATGAATTGAGGAACCACAAATATTCTTGTTTTCCACTGAGATTTTGGATTAGGGTCATTCCCACTTATCTCTCTTTTTACTAGTTTTACCACTGAGGTTTTTAGTATTTAGGAAAGAATTATACTGCCCTCTATATTGTATTTGGCATGGGAGAATTTTATCAGGTGTGTGCGCAGGGACGACTGTGTCCGACTCTCAGAACTCCAACCTTGGTGATGTCACCCTGACCCTTATCAGGAATTTCCATGGGGTTGCTACATTTAGTAATTCTGTGTCAGGGCCCAGAGGCGAGGATTAGGGTTTAACTTTCTCTTCTTTATTCACCAACAGCCATTAACTTCATGAAGATTTTACAATAAACCACATTTCCCATAAATCcttaggaaagaaagaaaaaaacagtccAGCCACTCAGAACTAAGCATATCAATATAACATTCAGTGGGGACTCTCTATCGTCCTCTTTCTTcattgcttcagcagcctcagagaAGTGTTTTGGTCTCTTAATTATTGATTTACTGATGTAGATTTTGCAGCAGAGTGCATGGTGTGGAAGTCAAAATTCCCGCTGGACTGCACACCGCTTtgtctcagtgtgtttttactgtgctgACTATCCTTTCCTTCCACAGCGCGAGATGGGAACGTTCTCGCTCCTGCGTGGCCACTTCAACCATTGGCAGGTTCTGGTGTGCGTTGTGGTCTGCCAGCCGCTGGGGGGCCCAAGCACAAAATTCTGAACGCACTCCGCACATCTCTACCTCCTGGCGGCAGGCGCATCAATTTCACTCGTCTGTTACTATGGTGAAGCACATCCGGCCACAACTTGCTACGGGGGTGTTTTTCCCAATGTTATGGCAGTTTTTTATCAGAGACACTGCCTGGAGCATAACACCAACGGTTGGGGTAAGACCAACTTCAATCAAGGAATTCACTGtgtatgaagctggcctggtgtgtggtgggtacctatggtacttacactttataccaggtccatgaatcccctattagtgaggtgtagtcagtgtctagaagccaggccctctagaggtagctgtggacgagcagctaaggcaaagctcatgcaacaccactatagtcacacagcacttacacacatgaaagaaaacactcagttttcaaaaactaaaggtactttattttttaaataaaccgcCACCAACTGCTAGACAGTtggcccacccttaggaggtaagtaatacactaatgcccatatttatactttttttgcgccgcatttgtgtcattttttgatgcaaaagcggcgcaagcttacaaaatacaaaatgccttgatgaggtgtgaagtggcctggctcaacacaaagagatgtgcctagggaaggagatctcccctcagcagatggggaagcaaggataaaactagcagacctgaacccacacctcagatccctatcagattccaacaaggaagaactatagaagaagaaggactgccctgctggacccctggcttgcacctggacactgcactctggaggactgcaccagctgcacacttgggcttcaccacaagaaggactttgcctggcttcaactggttcaaggagggactccctgtttcatacaggtgaaaacttgctaaccagagtcctctgcaccaactcctgaagaaaccaaccagctgaccaatgtccagtggccaaaaaggagtttgcgcccggTGCATTCTCGAAGTTGTAGTCCatacccccaaggagcatctcagagcttctggaaccatgcggtgaactgtggacctcaaaagaaccttaaaagaacatctggaagaagatccagaagtttggggaagtttggagaacttttggaaaaaaagctccattgcAGGatcgacccgccgcagcaactctagctggcttgcctcaactgcgtcccggtaaagaaaatctctaaaaaagtgactaagtctgaacgtaggaagttgaccgggacctcccatccagcgtatccgaagagggctccaaggacgtcagatcaagattcaggtttgccccagtcgaaggattttcacctcgaaaaaacgactaagtccaaaggtaaaaatcttcactgagggctcccgcgacgcgtatctgaggaagagtttcagaaggtcggattggactggcaggttcgtttcgctgaagaaaatctccagaaaaacaactaagtcctaaggtaaacttttgacagaggcctcccatgggctgtagccaagccgggctccatcgcggtcggccttaaactttgactttgccccagtcgagctgtgaccagatgaccagattggcgctttttgtttctatgcgctagaaagcaatcattctttcaaaattcatatctccggttcatcCTTATtcggtttggtgtcattttaaagctaaaaatatttcctaattttagaaattgattttggatttttaaactgtttcctgtgttttacttaattactgttttgtgatattggaatgctttacgctttgtctcctaagttaagccttgtcgctcgttgcaaaGGTACCAGGGGGTGAGGTgaatttaatttactgagacctaactggacctaagtggaggttggtggcctattgctaagtgtaggtacttacctgcccttaccaatgacccattttccaacaagccttggcaaaggcaatctCGCAGttggtggaaaagaggtgctggtggggaccaacaaggcccaggaggactcaacccaggaaggggagtcacaggggaccgtcagcgtcacagagagtccacaggagcataGGCAGCACCCAAtgaagtcccacaggatggggacccaGGAGCCACAGAAGAAGCTCACGCAGCACTATAAAAGTGGATCCCACGCCGCGGTCGAACCACACACGAGGCTgggatttgcaggaaggagtgctggggactggagatgCACGTCCCCTGAATATCCCTTGGagcagatgcaaacaagccttgccagctgcaagtgacgcggtgcactggggtactgtcctgcgtgggaaggtaaaggcttacctccaccaaagttgtacaactggcagagaggaccaagaggatctctccggaccaccacccatgatgcaggatccacgcagctcaacaggagaggggatccaggcAGCCGGTCGTCACTTGCTGTaggttcctgcggttgcagggaagaaactccttcactccaagggagattccttcttcttcttgtgcaggctaaagagttgcagtcttctgaggatgcacagtgaGGATAATGAGGAGAGTGTTGCAAAGCTTGCAGGagacctggaaacaatgttgctgaagagtcctttcttcttgaaagcagcttgtcgggtcctggaggttccagtcacagTTCCGGATGCCAAAAGTCAAAGTAAaggttgcaaaggagtcctgctggaatcctgcaagcagaatctgaggacccacccaagagagagaccctaaatagccctgaaaaggggacttCTCACCTAACcacataagcacctatcaggagagggctgcgacatcacctgcctggcctgccacccacatgctcccagagttcactgccagtcttggaatcaagatggcagaacccagggaccctctggaggagctctgagcaccacccctggggtggtgatggacaggggactggtcactcccctttccattgtccagtttcgtgctagagcaaGGTTTggggggtccatgaaccggtgtggacttgtttatgcacggagggcaccaaatgtgcccttcacagcaaaccagtggcttttggaggctacccctcccaagccagtcacacctattgatcaaatcaagcagcaggagggcagaaacctgtctgaggtgtgtcagcagctgggctgcctggaaaaccctgtaagactagtggtagcaatgttcggggtcctctaaggagcccccagagtgcatggaatcatacttccaatacttacaacaatattggggtatgattccgacatgtttgataccaaacatgcccaggttcggagttaccattatgtagctggacataggtagtaaccgtATATAGCAAATAGGGTATTGATCCGAGGGCCTTCAGTTGTCCAGTCCACTGAGGACCTTTAGCTATTGTCACGGGGCTTGCCCTAACTTTACCTGCTCCCATATCTATTTGGGTTGACAGTCCTTAGGAAAATATGGAGGAGGAGGGCAGGGAATCACTTACCTCCCCATTGATGACCAGTTCTGCCTGGTCATGGCTGCCTCCATCTTTAAGGTGGTTACACAGGTTGTGGCTACCTTGGAAAGAAAAAGAGACCCCTCGAGCACAGGGTGTAAGAGgcaggccctctatgtagtgtgcacagctaggaacactgtgcagggggtccgggcaaccacacgttggtttacaggagtaaaaactagatcacctaatggtctaatttttatggtagcttggttgagcagttaggccaatcttggagaagtgcaaagcatttgttgtactcacagcatcattcTTGCATCTCACACACTCAAAgggataactcaagaccaattcataaaaatacttcCGATTTTTATGAAGATtttgagaccaagatcatcaaaattggttaagtacttttcgagatacgaatttttgaagtttttgtgcgtaattacacaccataggaatcaatggaggacagcttttaaaaatgcatataaaatcatacaataggtttaccaagttcttcttttgcaggttggtctagGCTGTTGGTGGGTATACTGTGCAAGCTGGAGAAGTTgaggcagctcccggttccagcaggagcagcgggGAAAGgtatctggagctggtgcagggtcactgcggggaaccacttggaaaagcacttaaaggtgaatcctgggggtctccttggagtgtcgtggttacaaggggtgggggaccctttgaGCACAGCTgggtctttggtgcagggcacagggcggctgggtgcagagcgaatcggtgagccaggaactgtgcgcaaggatgccctcagaaacaGGAGGTAGGTCGGTTCAAGGGTCGATTGTAGGACAAaaggggcactctggcgggaggtccaggttgtttctgaagtccctcgactggggcttcctcctggtccttttacagtcccgggtgggctgtttttctggaTGTCCATAGTCAGGTGAACAATACTCAGGGTATTGGCACAGTTcagccactagagggtgcagtACCACCAGACTtgacacactggcagggtttgtcctcgcgtACTTTGGCTtaaagtttggtccagctgcagcatcCGGTTCAAGTGTTAGCATCCattcagtgaagtggacctcactagCTTGTTGGTTCCctgtggatttagagtggtacctccactctggagggagttctctggcaacttgtgaagcctggaggtcttctggggttctttagagttttgccagttgtccagcagctcttcAGCGGCGATTCTCGGGTCCTGAGTGCATCAGGCAGGTTTTTGCACCTTTTCtttatgcagcaggtccacagttcttgcgcctttcgatcttcttgttgctggtcttcttctgtccatcgaacccgatttcttggtctaggggtgcccactaaatactgtatttagtgggcattttaggggaaacctggaGATGGCCGATTTGTCATCTacttcagggtggctacacccactaagtgaccacttcctgtgggcagaggccacttccctacacctgattggctattttacttgcatccaagatggaggaaaatgaaatggagagtccacctcgcatgcaacaccttaggggtggtgcatgctaggtagggccactcctcctgtcctttgtttgaattgctcccaccaaaagtgagggtttgcaatgggggcagccatctgctgctagcagcaggcccggaggtcgagtttcaaaggcggtaagccctttgaagcttgccggcAGAaaggtgcacattcctgagggagggggaggtggcaccttcacccaggaaggactttgttctGAACCCCAGAGGGCAGAGGCCCTCACTCCAGGGATGCAGACTTGTGTCTGGAGGTGACAGGCTggatgtgaccagccagcaaccatgccagggtagttagcttttgcagagggctaaggtgacccttgggtgcagtttgtaataaatccaccactggtaccagtttggatctatcattctgagttgtttgataccaaacaccccagggttcagagtggccatcatgtagatgtgaaactcatactgaccagtgtcaagcacatgcatttaaaatggttgctctgttcactcactatgtccgaggtttggcaaggacacagtggggacatattgctgatgcacaggccctcacatacagtatagcacaccctgccttagggctggaaggcctgccagaggggtgatttacccatATCACACACAGtgggtagtggacagggcacacaggcagtgtgccatgtcgaggttgcattttaggtttgcaacaggacactcagcctgcaatagcagtgctgggggaacctgaatgcatggccctagagggagccacattcagtgctgctgccctcaggggcctacccttagtaccttctGCCCTGGGCAGCTAAGTaccatttcctagggacttatggtggcaaataaaggtgtctccaattgtgccaatgcatcacaacagtttgggggaaagagatctggccagggaacctggttagcaggggccctgggcactaactaTGTCTAGTctacatcatttaccaggcaaaaagtgggggcaaaccatgtcaaaaagaggccttttctcacagaggTCTGACACTCCTGGCCTCCAAACCTCCAGGGCAGCTGACTACATCAAACCCAGACAGTAAGTGCAAACGCACATATGGCCTAGGGGTCAATGTGAACGTCTTTGCACATCTAATAAAAGCCCTTTATGGAATCACAACCCCCCGATGCTCAGATCCCTGGTACCTCGggggattcccccccccccactgacccTGGGGATGGGGATGACTATCACAACACCTCTGAGTTGAATGGGGACCCTAGCAGATCATGGTGTCGGGCTGGCAAACCATTTCCGTCTGAGGGTGAGCCTAATGTGCACGCTGTTCACCAACTCCCTGACTCAAATATGTTAAACCTGGATGACCTGGCTGCAGAAAACCCTAAACAAAGAGGTAAAGAGCTGTTTCTGGGCTGAATGCCTTAGGCCCTCTTTGGAGGGTAAAGTGGCACTCATGCCTGATATAGATGCTAAGATAGCCACCTTTCTTGAAAAATTTGTCCATGCCCCCAAAAAGGGTATAGATCGTTCTTGGCGCTTCTGGAGCCTGGACGTGGCAGGACCCCTAGCCAAGATATTGTATATGGCAGAAGATGCTAAGGCATCTGGATCCCTAATCTTCAGAGACCCTCTCTAAGTGGGCTAAATGAGCCATAATCTTCCTTGAGAATGCCAACTGTGTGATCTCAACGGAACAGCATAGATCGCTCCTGATTAAAATCGACCCAAAACTGGGGGAGCTCTCTACTTTGGAGGCAGGTCCCATAGCCCAAGGAAGTCTCTTTGGGGACCCATTTATTCGGGGGCTGGGCAAGTTCATGAATACATTCAATGGGAAGCTTGCCCAATTCTGTGTGGTTTCCATTTCATCATTAATTATAGAGTTTAATTAATGGACACTTGGTTACAAACGAGGCCTGTTCATAAAGACATGTTTATTTAAACAGGCAAGAAGAGATGAAAGGGTTGTCTGCTCTGTCCTCCCCTGGTCTGGCAGGACTTTGTGCAGTCAACACTACTGTTTGGTTTAAAACATTTAGCATAGCTCTCCTATTCAGTCATACCATAAGCACAGTAGCTATTAGGGGAGAAAGTGGTGGCTCTAAAAGAGCCCTTGCTTTCATTGTGGATGCCCTTCAATATCTTACTTGGTGCTAGTGTACTTGGTAACAGTTTTAGTGCTCCCAGACATGTCATGTTTGGCCAGCTCtccgcagatgtacagggctctggATCTCCCGGGAAGTGATGGTGCACTGTTGGTTGTAGTGAGTCAGGTTGGAAGCTTCCCCAACAATGCGATCAAAAATTTAATTCACAAAGGAGTTCATGATGCCCATGGCCTTGGAGGAGATCCCGGTGTCCAGGCGCACTTGCTTCATCACTTTGTAAATGTAGATGGCGTAACTCTCCTTCCTGCTCCTCTTGcactttttcctgtctttcttGGGCGACCTCGACAGCGCTTTCTTAGAGGCCTTCTTGGGAGCTGGCGCATCCTTCGCTGTTTCAGGCATGGTCGAAGCGAGTTTAGTACGATGGAGACGGTGCCAGGAATCAGGAGGATTCCAGGAATCAGGAGGACTCCTGATTCCTGGCACCGTCTCCGTCGTACTAAACTCGCGGAAACTTTAAGGCTTCAGACTGGGGCCTCTTGGACCCCATGATAGCATTATCTGATACTACGGATACACCATAGGACCCATTCCCATGAATACGGCAAGCCTCATATTGTAACGACAGAAGTGCCAGCCATAAATTATTGCCAAGACTAATCATAACCATTGGATATAAAGTTACACCTAAAGGGGCGACAGAAGCCTAATTGGAATATATCTTTTCACATACTTGAatctatgagccttgaaaaagtccatgaggacgaaacacgtgttggctgttttctgatctctCACTTGCTTTATTTCACATAAAGACACGTTCACCATTGGAATACCGTGTCTTCTTTTGCAATAACATGGATTAAAATATCTTGTGCAACTCTACTCATCTTGGACTGCATATTTATTATACAGATTTCGAGTGCCCTGGTCCTTTGTTCTTTTTCCAATTTGTACCTCACAGCACGAGACATAGGTGGTCCCTTGCGGGCTCCACTTGTGTATTTTGTGTACTtttgaaacccttggtggttgggtttcctcGACCAGGTTGGCACCGTGCCCGAATATACGCTAAGTGACTTTGAACTTGACTAGATTTCAGATGTGCTACAATAGCATGAACCACTTCTTTTTCTACAAACCCTGAAGTCTTTATATGGCTGCTTTCCAGAGGCAGGAGTATTACTTTTTGTTGGTTGTGTATGGGAGTTTCTGCTGCTGCTTGATATTCCTGGACAATGGAAGCAAGGAGGGAAGACATATACTAAGGCCAAAACCCACTCTTCCTGTGCTGGTCTGCAGTTTTGTGTGGGCTGTGTGCACAGGCTGCTCCGTAAGAGAAGCTACGACGAGTGGGTGGGCACCAGTGATCTGGTTTATATGACTGCTGAGATCCTTGAGCTGGCTTGCAACACGGCCCGGGACAACAAGAAGATGTGCATCATCCCCAGGCACCTACAGTTTGCTATTCGCAATGACGAGGAGCTCAAAAAGCTGCTGTGCAGAGCCACCATTGCTGAGGGAGGAGTTCTGCCTAATAtccaggcagtgctgctgcccaAGAAAAAGGAGAGCCGCAAGGCCAGGGGCAAAGTAAGCAAGTTAAGTTCCACAGCCAGACTTACAaagcacatcataaacacaaagggtcTTATCAGAGCCAACCACAGACTCAATCATAGAGCTTATCTACTCCAAGTTATACTTTCATATAT
Coding sequences:
- the LOC138278728 gene encoding histone H2A.J-like, coding for MVEASLSLYGCFPEAGVLLFVGCVWEFLLLLDIPGQWKQGGKTYTKAKTHSSCAGLQFCVGCVHRLLRKRSYDEWVGTSDLVYMTAEILELACNTARDNKKMCIIPRHLQFAIRNDEELKKLLCRATIAEGGVLPNIQAVLLPKKKESRKARGKDAICKPSAI